One Leptospira fainei serovar Hurstbridge str. BUT 6 DNA window includes the following coding sequences:
- a CDS encoding S1C family serine protease, with translation MNNIRNSAIYLALSALLFLPESVSTQNAQNSNQDLKNLFGSVVIVRSDSYPDPSDPLEFGDQDLSKDVGSGFIIQGNRILTNAHVVAESKFLKVKHYNSGKYYDAQVEFLGFDCDLALLKVEDDEFFMGIEPLEIAEESPSLGSNLLMLGYPEGDENLTLENGIVNRIERLRYSFTGLDYRKVVRVTANILPGYSGGPAIQNGKVAGITFEVSQLQGNTAYLIPPEIVLHFLRDVQDGSYDGFPYAGFTFQNGNSDSLKRYLKVPAGLQGILINKVYPDSSFSEVLKQDDFLYKIDDAFLNNEGGLLEFTGRTVVDLIEPNFIGQTLTLFFYRNGKHFKVPTQLKKTKSLDMYRDRDSKSFVGGGLMFQSVNRALFGKESQRIEAALRYHYSYYIQDELFRFTERDLILTTLFPDPLNSKYLSYRFKILESINGKTPADLADFKELWKKYSDGTIVLKFRGVGLPMILDTKTIRTIDARVKKRFDVRPDGSKEEK, from the coding sequence ATGAATAATATTCGAAATTCTGCAATCTATCTGGCCCTTTCGGCTCTTCTATTTCTTCCCGAATCCGTTTCGACGCAAAACGCCCAGAACAGTAACCAAGATCTTAAAAATCTGTTCGGTAGCGTGGTTATCGTTCGAAGCGACAGTTATCCCGATCCCTCCGATCCCCTCGAGTTCGGAGACCAGGATTTATCCAAGGACGTGGGCTCCGGTTTCATCATCCAAGGGAATAGAATTTTAACGAACGCACATGTTGTCGCAGAATCGAAGTTTTTGAAAGTGAAACATTATAATAGTGGCAAATACTACGATGCCCAAGTGGAATTTTTAGGCTTCGATTGCGATCTCGCTCTTTTGAAAGTTGAAGACGACGAGTTCTTTATGGGGATCGAGCCTCTGGAAATCGCGGAGGAATCCCCTTCTTTAGGAAGCAATTTATTAATGCTCGGCTATCCTGAGGGCGACGAAAATCTTACTCTCGAAAACGGCATCGTGAATCGAATCGAGAGGCTTCGATATTCGTTTACCGGCCTCGATTATAGGAAGGTCGTTCGAGTTACTGCAAATATCCTTCCGGGTTATTCGGGCGGACCGGCCATCCAAAACGGCAAAGTTGCGGGGATCACGTTCGAAGTCAGTCAACTGCAGGGAAATACCGCATATCTAATTCCTCCCGAAATCGTTCTCCACTTCTTAAGAGACGTTCAGGACGGATCATACGACGGATTTCCTTACGCGGGATTCACGTTTCAAAACGGAAATTCGGATTCTTTAAAACGATATTTAAAAGTTCCCGCAGGTTTGCAGGGGATACTGATCAATAAAGTCTATCCTGATTCTTCCTTTTCGGAGGTTTTGAAGCAGGACGATTTCTTATATAAAATAGACGATGCTTTCTTGAATAACGAAGGCGGCCTTTTGGAATTTACCGGAAGGACGGTCGTCGATTTGATAGAACCGAATTTTATCGGACAAACTCTGACTCTATTCTTTTACCGAAACGGTAAACACTTCAAAGTTCCCACGCAATTAAAGAAAACCAAATCTTTAGATATGTACCGAGACAGGGACTCCAAAAGTTTCGTAGGCGGAGGACTAATGTTCCAGTCGGTAAATCGGGCCTTGTTCGGTAAGGAAAGCCAAAGAATCGAAGCCGCATTACGTTATCATTATAGTTACTATATTCAGGACGAGCTCTTTCGATTTACGGAACGGGACCTGATTCTTACCACCCTTTTTCCCGATCCTTTAAATTCGAAATATCTATCCTATCGATTTAAAATTTTAGAATCGATCAACGGAAAGACTCCCGCGGATTTAGCCGACTTTAAAGAATTATGGAAGAAATACTCGGACGGAACGATCGTTTTAAAATTTCGCGGCGTGGGTTTACCCATGATATTGGATACGAAAACGATCCGAACCATCGATGCGAGAGTTAAGAAGCGGTTCGATGTGCGTCCGGACGGAAGCAAGGAGGAAAAATGA
- a CDS encoding oligosaccharide flippase family protein has product MSRLSDTLKVFPEAISRLRTSGFLRSFFSVGGSKVLASLLNFVFMVYSVRILSKNENGIFQYYSGFLPILLAVAEFGLPTALVKYLSPLTEDKKRIGILLASSLWIKWGAFAALTVISGAAAILLHENALVVFLLVFGSFVLSFNTYFESIFVSFGQYQSLSLWYPLPNLFRLTILYFADQFTDRALNNLDILGIFTAAPALTIILFFFLFPREKLNWVGEKEEIRIQTGELASFNRYAFLASLFAIVSDRMELFFLNRYHSNEAVASYGTALQPFSGFVILFSVLNSMIYPKLSRLTENGEFAKFLGKSILMASGLALLLGPWVLLSDWVFAALFSGKYPESVPVFQLLYPNYLLQLVFSPLGMALFALGQPRMLALLALVRLVSGLILDNLLIPEYGPMGAASAFFLGQIPSWLLLSGYFLAYYRPSSK; this is encoded by the coding sequence ATGTCCCGACTATCGGATACCTTGAAAGTTTTTCCGGAAGCGATTAGCCGCCTCCGCACTTCGGGGTTCTTACGCTCCTTTTTTTCGGTAGGCGGTTCCAAGGTCCTTGCATCCCTCTTAAATTTCGTATTTATGGTCTACTCGGTTCGAATACTGAGTAAAAATGAAAACGGTATTTTCCAATACTATTCCGGCTTTTTGCCGATTTTGCTTGCTGTCGCTGAGTTCGGATTACCGACCGCACTGGTCAAATATCTTTCCCCGTTAACCGAAGATAAGAAAAGAATCGGCATATTATTAGCCTCCTCCTTGTGGATTAAATGGGGCGCATTTGCCGCGTTAACCGTCATCTCGGGAGCGGCGGCAATTCTATTGCATGAAAACGCATTAGTGGTTTTTTTGCTCGTATTCGGAAGTTTTGTCCTTTCGTTTAATACGTATTTCGAAAGTATTTTCGTGTCTTTCGGACAGTATCAGTCTCTCTCTCTCTGGTATCCGCTCCCGAATCTTTTTAGATTAACGATATTGTATTTTGCCGATCAGTTTACGGATCGAGCATTAAATAATCTAGATATACTTGGAATTTTCACCGCTGCGCCTGCCCTGACTATCATACTCTTCTTTTTTCTATTTCCCAGAGAAAAGCTAAACTGGGTTGGTGAGAAAGAGGAGATACGGATTCAGACAGGCGAGCTGGCCTCCTTTAACAGATACGCTTTTTTGGCGTCCTTGTTTGCGATCGTGTCGGACAGGATGGAACTGTTCTTTCTGAATCGGTATCATTCCAACGAAGCCGTCGCATCTTACGGAACCGCTTTGCAACCTTTCAGTGGATTTGTGATTCTTTTTTCGGTTCTTAACTCGATGATTTATCCGAAACTTTCCAGGTTGACCGAAAACGGTGAGTTCGCAAAATTTCTCGGCAAATCGATTCTAATGGCAAGCGGATTGGCTTTGCTTCTCGGACCTTGGGTCTTGCTTTCGGATTGGGTATTCGCGGCATTATTTTCAGGAAAGTATCCGGAGTCGGTCCCCGTCTTTCAGCTATTGTATCCGAATTATCTTTTACAATTGGTCTTTTCACCGCTGGGAATGGCACTTTTCGCTTTGGGACAACCGAGAATGTTGGCTCTTCTCGCTCTAGTTAGATTGGTTTCCGGTTTAATATTGGATAATTTATTAATTCCTGAATACGGACCTATGGGAGCTGCCAGCGCGTTCTTTTTGGGGCAGATTCCCTCCTGGCTTCTTTTAAGCGGATATTTTTTGGCCTATTACCGGCCTTCGAGTAAGTGA
- a CDS encoding methylmalonyl-CoA mutase family protein — protein sequence MEAQAYQPKHKLKFVTAASLFDGHDASINIMRRILQSSGVEVVHLGHNRSVQDIVECAIQEDVQGIAVTSYQGGHVEYFKYMIDLLKEKGSSHIKVFGGGGGTILPQEIQELEAYGVSKIYSPDDGRALGLQGMINDLLAKSDFIPPLTFNGDLHSALRSRNPIAIAQSISLVESSTSKNNADLSVGGKLDFPPPSRPIPVVGITGTGGAGKSSLTDELVRRFIQDFPKKTIAIVSVDPSKRKTGGALLGDRIRMNSISHPNVYMRSFATREANIALNKNVKKSLEILKSSEFDLIIVETAGIGQSDSEITEVADISLYVMTPEFGAATQLEKIDMIDYADLISVNKCDKRGAQDAIRDVQKQFQRSRKLFEKSPDEMPVYGTIASQFNDPGTNNLYAALIGVLNSKFNLGWKSTFSITKEASQKIHIIPPERHRYLSEIAEECEKYDSFAEKEAALAEVLYRIQGAIEVLRERGKDTADLEKEFHEKEAQLRPETMDLLRNWEKKIGKYSGDFFTYSVRDKEIKVPNFTKSLSNIEIPKVAVPKFRNWGEIVRWSYKENFPGEFPFAAGVFPFKRTGEDPTRMFAGEGGPERTNARFHYVSLGMPAQRLSTAFDSVTLYGEDPGERPDIYGKIGNSGVSIATLDDAKKLYSGFDLCKPSTSVSMTINGPAPMLLSFFLNAAIDQSCEKYIRSEGKTEEIREKIQAIYRTKGVPTPIYKGEIPKGNDGLGLLLLGVTGDQVLNKEVYEKLKAETLTTVRGTVQADILKEDQAQNTCIFSTEFALKLMGDIQENFIRNKVRNFYSVSISGYHIAEAGANPITQVAFTLSNGFTYVEYYLSRGMKIDDFAPNLSFFFSNGIDAEYAVIGRVARKIWAKSMKNKYGAGERSQMLKYHIQTSGRSLHAQEIAFNDIRTTLQALYAIYDNCNSLHTNAYDEAITTPTEDSVRRAMAIQLIINRELGLAKNENPLQGSFIIEDLSDLVEQAILTEFRRISERGGVLGAMERMYQRNKIQEESLHYEHLKHTGEIPVIGVNTFLGKDGSPTILPDEIIRSTDDEKKAQIAQLRKFQERNREEAPIALQKLQEACIEDRNGFDQLMEASKVCSLGQMTQALYEVGGQYRRNM from the coding sequence ATGGAAGCGCAAGCATACCAACCTAAACATAAGCTAAAGTTCGTAACTGCGGCGTCTCTCTTTGACGGACACGATGCTTCCATCAACATCATGAGACGAATACTACAATCTTCCGGTGTGGAAGTCGTTCACTTAGGGCATAATAGATCCGTTCAAGACATTGTGGAGTGCGCTATCCAAGAAGACGTGCAAGGAATCGCCGTTACAAGTTACCAAGGCGGCCATGTCGAATATTTCAAATACATGATCGATTTATTAAAAGAAAAAGGATCTAGTCATATCAAAGTGTTCGGGGGAGGAGGAGGCACGATTCTTCCTCAGGAAATCCAAGAGTTGGAAGCGTACGGAGTCTCCAAAATTTATTCCCCCGACGACGGCAGAGCCTTGGGACTTCAGGGAATGATCAACGATCTACTCGCAAAATCCGATTTTATCCCTCCTCTGACATTTAACGGAGATCTTCATTCGGCCTTAAGATCTCGAAACCCGATCGCGATCGCACAATCCATTTCATTGGTCGAAAGTAGCACGAGCAAAAATAATGCGGATCTTTCCGTCGGAGGAAAGTTGGATTTCCCTCCCCCATCTCGCCCAATTCCGGTCGTTGGAATCACCGGAACCGGCGGGGCCGGAAAATCTTCGCTCACGGATGAACTCGTCCGTAGGTTTATACAGGATTTTCCAAAGAAGACCATTGCGATCGTTTCGGTTGACCCTTCCAAAAGAAAGACCGGCGGGGCCTTGCTAGGAGATAGAATTCGTATGAACTCCATCTCGCATCCGAACGTATATATGCGCTCTTTCGCCACCCGGGAAGCGAATATCGCTTTAAATAAGAACGTGAAAAAGAGTCTAGAAATTCTAAAGAGTTCCGAATTCGATTTAATCATAGTAGAAACCGCCGGAATCGGCCAAAGCGATTCGGAAATCACCGAAGTTGCCGATATCAGTTTATACGTGATGACTCCCGAATTCGGAGCAGCGACCCAACTTGAAAAAATAGACATGATCGACTATGCCGATCTCATCTCCGTAAATAAATGCGATAAACGCGGAGCGCAGGACGCAATTAGAGACGTACAAAAACAATTCCAACGTTCTCGAAAGCTCTTTGAAAAATCTCCCGATGAAATGCCTGTATATGGAACGATCGCATCTCAATTCAATGATCCCGGCACGAATAATTTGTATGCGGCATTGATCGGCGTATTGAACTCGAAATTCAATCTGGGCTGGAAATCGACTTTCTCCATCACGAAGGAAGCCAGCCAAAAAATCCATATTATCCCTCCCGAAAGACATCGTTATCTTTCCGAAATCGCGGAAGAATGCGAGAAGTACGATTCCTTTGCGGAAAAAGAAGCCGCGTTAGCCGAAGTCTTATATAGAATTCAGGGAGCGATCGAGGTTCTTCGAGAAAGAGGTAAGGATACGGCCGATCTCGAGAAAGAATTTCATGAAAAGGAAGCTCAGCTTCGTCCCGAAACAATGGACCTATTGCGTAATTGGGAGAAAAAGATCGGCAAATACTCCGGTGATTTCTTTACGTATTCGGTTCGAGACAAGGAAATTAAAGTTCCAAACTTTACGAAATCATTAAGTAATATCGAAATTCCGAAGGTCGCAGTTCCGAAGTTTAGAAATTGGGGGGAGATAGTCCGCTGGTCCTATAAGGAGAATTTTCCGGGCGAATTCCCGTTTGCGGCCGGAGTTTTTCCGTTTAAACGAACAGGGGAAGATCCTACAAGAATGTTCGCGGGAGAAGGCGGCCCGGAACGCACAAATGCGAGATTCCATTATGTTAGCCTTGGAATGCCCGCTCAAAGATTAAGCACGGCCTTTGACTCCGTAACTTTGTACGGAGAAGATCCGGGAGAGAGGCCCGATATTTACGGAAAAATCGGGAACTCAGGCGTTAGCATTGCAACGTTAGACGACGCAAAGAAACTCTATTCCGGATTCGATTTATGCAAACCGAGTACCTCCGTTTCCATGACGATCAACGGCCCGGCTCCCATGCTATTATCTTTTTTTCTAAATGCGGCTATCGATCAATCTTGCGAAAAATACATTCGATCGGAAGGGAAAACGGAGGAGATCCGGGAGAAAATCCAGGCAATTTACCGAACGAAAGGAGTTCCGACACCGATTTATAAAGGCGAGATTCCCAAGGGAAACGACGGACTCGGTCTCCTGCTATTGGGAGTAACGGGAGATCAGGTTTTAAACAAAGAAGTTTACGAAAAGCTGAAAGCCGAAACGTTAACTACAGTACGAGGTACGGTCCAAGCGGATATTCTGAAGGAAGACCAAGCACAAAATACCTGTATTTTCTCCACGGAATTCGCCTTAAAGCTAATGGGAGATATTCAAGAAAATTTCATTCGCAATAAGGTGCGCAATTTTTATTCAGTCTCCATATCGGGATACCATATCGCCGAGGCGGGCGCGAATCCGATCACGCAGGTCGCATTCACGCTGTCGAACGGATTTACGTATGTTGAATATTATCTTTCTAGAGGAATGAAGATAGACGACTTCGCCCCGAATCTTTCCTTCTTTTTTTCCAACGGGATAGACGCCGAATATGCGGTAATCGGTCGGGTCGCCAGAAAAATTTGGGCAAAGAGTATGAAGAATAAGTACGGAGCCGGGGAAAGATCTCAAATGTTGAAATACCATATTCAAACCTCCGGACGTTCCTTGCACGCACAGGAAATAGCGTTTAACGATATTCGAACGACTCTTCAGGCATTGTACGCGATTTATGATAATTGCAATAGTCTTCATACCAACGCGTATGACGAGGCGATAACCACTCCCACGGAAGACTCCGTTAGAAGGGCGATGGCGATTCAACTGATCATCAATCGGGAATTGGGCTTAGCCAAGAATGAGAACCCGCTGCAGGGCTCCTTCATAATCGAAGACTTATCCGATCTAGTGGAGCAGGCGATACTGACCGAATTCCGTAGAATTTCGGAACGAGGCGGCGTATTAGGTGCTATGGAAAGAATGTATCAAAGGAATAAAATTCAGGAAGAATCGCTACATTACGAACATCTAAAACATACCGGAGAAATTCCGGTAATCGGCGTAAATACCTTTTTGGGCAAAGACGGCTCGCCTACGATCCTCCCCGATGAAATCATTCGCTCTACGGACGATGAAAAGAAGGCGCAAATCGCTCAGCTGCGAAAATTCCAGGAAAGAAATCGGGAAGAAGCTCCGATTGCATTACAAAAACTGCAAGAGGCATGCATCGAAGATAGAAACGGTTTTGATCAGTTGATGGAAGCTTCTAAAGTTTGTTCTCTCGGACAGATGACCCAGGCCCTTTATGAAGTAGGCGGACAATATCGGCGAAATATGTAA
- a CDS encoding TIGR04452 family lipoprotein — translation MSFKRFISLITILLIFLISIDCNNIGYAGPGGVRGSDAKLKIKEAVSDENDLFVAQVYPLLLNPPSCTNYGGARATRLSGFDALALKDFFAKARNFTIQDTKVYTQSSLDKCTSTIRNIGVTFDIQYAQAVQLYATCNSAPQPIDLGSYIIYKSCELEDAGIIQWNKTKIP, via the coding sequence ATGTCATTTAAACGATTTATTTCGCTTATTACGATTCTGCTGATATTTCTCATTTCTATAGATTGCAATAATATCGGCTACGCCGGTCCGGGGGGAGTCAGAGGGTCGGATGCAAAATTAAAGATTAAGGAAGCGGTGAGCGACGAGAACGATCTTTTCGTTGCGCAGGTCTACCCTCTCCTGCTCAATCCTCCGAGTTGCACCAATTACGGAGGAGCCAGAGCCACCCGATTAAGCGGGTTTGACGCTCTTGCACTCAAGGATTTCTTCGCTAAAGCGAGAAATTTTACGATCCAAGACACCAAAGTTTATACGCAGAGTTCCTTAGACAAATGTACGTCGACGATTCGAAATATCGGAGTAACGTTTGATATACAGTATGCTCAGGCAGTACAACTTTATGCTACTTGCAATTCAGCTCCGCAGCCGATCGATCTTGGCTCTTACATTATCTATAAATCCTGCGAGTTAGAGGACGCGGGAATCATTCAATGGAATAAAACGAAAATCCCGTAA
- a CDS encoding PDZ domain-containing protein gives MKLRLVSRFVHSFLILFFIHAFAIEARSTGEFSVLVHFRKYSHHNPFQKGIPFQKRIPAIRIDEHTALALLKPGDIPLFAELHPDESAGRKAYFEKVDVETGLGILVLPEDIGRSRKRIPISHLDHLHRGSKVCSSYFTNQEWGSLDNSKTLLPLTKIVKREEGESVRKFLFSHGVVCGFTDGFWNAGSDLLRRFYVHRYSSVSPFPHPGFVADTSLTPAEENYYFPKGSVGVVVSEVLPGVGPMHNLFPGDAILSINGISVASKDKQRLYDLILTRHGTALNAGDSVDLVLYRDGRRREIVYRLKQYSEDSFLIPERIDKGAPRYLISGGLLFTELTRAYLKEFGEKYKSSAERKLVYLADSFSRKLHPEKNRIVLLSRTFPDEKNRSYQEFQDLILESVNDKTVDSIAGLKALMRDTKDEFYVFRFSGNRIVVFGKDEAKELDARIKSLYSLDALDNVD, from the coding sequence ATGAAACTTCGCCTTGTATCGCGATTCGTTCATAGTTTTCTAATTCTATTTTTCATCCACGCCTTCGCAATCGAGGCGAGATCGACAGGTGAATTCTCGGTTCTCGTTCATTTTAGAAAATATTCTCATCATAATCCGTTTCAAAAAGGAATCCCTTTCCAAAAACGGATCCCCGCAATTAGGATCGACGAACATACTGCATTAGCGCTTCTAAAACCGGGGGACATCCCTCTTTTTGCGGAACTCCATCCGGACGAATCCGCCGGTCGCAAGGCCTACTTTGAGAAGGTGGATGTGGAAACCGGTTTAGGAATTCTTGTTCTTCCGGAAGACATAGGCAGATCCAGAAAAAGAATTCCTATTTCTCATTTGGATCACCTGCATCGCGGATCAAAAGTCTGTAGCTCGTATTTTACGAATCAGGAATGGGGAAGTTTGGACAATTCCAAGACTTTACTTCCTTTAACCAAAATTGTTAAACGTGAGGAGGGCGAATCCGTTAGAAAATTTCTTTTCTCACACGGCGTTGTATGCGGTTTTACGGACGGTTTTTGGAATGCGGGTTCGGATCTGTTGCGAAGATTCTACGTTCACCGATATTCGTCCGTTTCTCCGTTCCCGCACCCGGGGTTTGTGGCGGATACGAGCCTGACTCCGGCGGAGGAAAATTACTACTTCCCCAAAGGAAGCGTGGGAGTTGTCGTATCGGAAGTCCTGCCAGGCGTGGGTCCGATGCATAATTTGTTTCCTGGAGACGCGATTCTATCAATCAACGGAATTTCCGTCGCTTCCAAAGATAAACAGCGTCTTTACGACCTTATTCTAACGCGACATGGAACTGCCTTGAATGCAGGAGATTCCGTGGATTTAGTTTTATATCGAGATGGGCGTCGACGAGAAATCGTTTATCGCCTGAAACAATACAGTGAAGATTCCTTTCTGATACCCGAACGAATCGACAAAGGAGCGCCTAGATATTTGATTTCCGGCGGTCTTTTATTTACGGAACTCACTCGCGCTTACCTGAAAGAATTCGGAGAAAAATATAAATCTTCTGCGGAACGAAAATTAGTTTATTTAGCGGATAGTTTTTCGCGAAAACTTCATCCGGAAAAGAATAGAATCGTCCTACTTTCGAGAACGTTTCCCGATGAGAAGAATCGTTCATATCAAGAATTCCAAGATCTGATCTTAGAGTCCGTAAATGATAAAACAGTGGACTCTATTGCCGGTCTAAAGGCCTTAATGCGGGATACCAAGGATGAATTTTACGTCTTTCGGTTTTCCGGGAATCGGATCGTGGTTTTCGGAAAAGATGAAGCAAAAGAACTCGATGCTCGCATAAAATCTTTATATTCTTTGGACGCCTTAGATAACGTAGATTGA
- a CDS encoding lysophospholipid acyltransferase family protein: MDEAAPQLGELESLFLIPREYARLFLKGFLHLIYDVEVQGVENIPATGGGVIVSNHTDNLDVIVQGTSVTRKIIYLGKYELFHPQESMIELLKNPAFDNFPLSLIKTGLHATLNTIGGYQGKTLINWGGVPILRAHNITDSKSAAKYYEDLEKYMVDIISKGELVSVYPEGTRSEDGKLGKFKALAAKIAIQAGVPIIPSGIQGAWRMTKLDSFLSGKVFKTKIVYKIGKPIFPSEFPKEPLKRAAKLLTEELERRVADLSGSRCSNDESTEEHS; encoded by the coding sequence ATGGACGAAGCCGCGCCGCAATTAGGAGAATTAGAGAGTTTATTTCTTATTCCGAGGGAATACGCCAGACTTTTTTTAAAAGGTTTTCTTCACTTGATCTACGACGTAGAAGTACAAGGAGTTGAAAATATCCCCGCGACCGGCGGAGGAGTGATTGTTTCGAATCATACGGATAATCTTGATGTGATCGTCCAAGGAACTTCGGTTACAAGGAAGATCATTTACCTGGGAAAATACGAACTCTTTCATCCTCAAGAATCCATGATAGAACTGCTAAAGAACCCGGCGTTCGATAATTTTCCTCTAAGCCTAATAAAAACCGGACTTCATGCGACATTGAATACGATCGGCGGTTACCAGGGAAAAACGTTGATAAATTGGGGTGGAGTTCCTATTTTAAGAGCGCATAATATAACCGATTCTAAATCCGCCGCAAAATATTATGAAGATCTCGAAAAGTATATGGTGGATATTATTTCAAAAGGAGAATTGGTATCCGTTTATCCCGAGGGCACGAGGTCCGAAGACGGGAAACTCGGTAAATTCAAGGCCTTAGCCGCAAAAATCGCGATCCAGGCGGGTGTGCCGATCATCCCTTCCGGAATTCAAGGAGCATGGAGAATGACCAAATTGGATTCGTTTTTAAGCGGCAAGGTATTTAAAACGAAGATAGTTTATAAAATTGGAAAGCCGATATTTCCGTCCGAATTCCCAAAGGAACCTTTAAAACGAGCCGCAAAATTATTAACCGAAGAACTCGAACGTCGAGTGGCCGATTTATCCGGCAGTCGTTGTAGCAACGACGAATCGACCGAAGAGCATTCGTAG
- a CDS encoding ATP-binding response regulator: protein MKILFVDDEEVIRDLFQEIFGSEYELTLAGTAEQALEVADSDAFDLIITDIRLPRMNGIELITKLREKGVETPFIVITGNQDIQISINALRLGAVDFFLKPFRMEAIRYSLLRFRNLFYAGKDLVDKRFFQVRESKQKFALIPRLGNLNQYVHLILRSISHLPGLHSDDLLSLKVSLYELVGNAIEHGCARISYHQKQELMFKENDYFSYVDSICESKEEWIEVEVHYDDKQVTVILEDKGEGFDPDRVPDPVNDPNASQLSGRGIFLVRMNVDSLEYNGKGNRVTFIKKLQAPVSVKN from the coding sequence ATGAAAATCCTTTTCGTAGATGATGAGGAGGTTATCCGGGATCTATTCCAGGAAATCTTCGGTAGCGAGTATGAACTCACGCTTGCAGGAACTGCGGAGCAAGCCCTTGAAGTCGCCGACTCGGACGCTTTCGATCTTATCATTACTGATATCCGTCTTCCTCGGATGAACGGAATAGAGTTAATAACTAAACTCCGAGAAAAAGGAGTAGAAACCCCTTTTATAGTCATTACCGGAAACCAGGATATTCAAATCTCCATCAACGCTCTTCGATTGGGCGCAGTGGATTTTTTTCTAAAACCGTTCCGAATGGAAGCGATCAGATACTCCCTACTTCGATTCCGAAACCTTTTTTATGCGGGAAAAGATTTAGTAGACAAGCGATTTTTTCAAGTTCGAGAATCGAAACAAAAGTTCGCATTAATTCCTAGATTAGGAAACCTTAATCAATATGTTCATTTAATTCTACGGTCCATTTCTCATTTACCCGGACTTCATAGCGATGACCTTCTTTCGCTGAAAGTTTCCCTTTACGAATTGGTCGGGAATGCGATAGAGCACGGTTGTGCGAGAATTTCCTACCATCAAAAACAGGAGTTGATGTTCAAGGAAAACGATTACTTTTCCTACGTGGACAGTATATGCGAATCCAAGGAAGAGTGGATCGAAGTGGAAGTGCATTACGACGATAAACAAGTAACCGTTATCTTGGAAGATAAGGGAGAAGGCTTCGATCCGGATCGAGTCCCGGATCCGGTAAACGATCCTAATGCAAGCCAACTATCCGGACGAGGAATCTTTTTAGTTAGAATGAACGTCGATTCTTTAGAATATAACGGAAAAGGAAATCGAGTTACTTTCATTAAGAAATTGCAGGCTCCCGTTTCAGTTAAGAATTAA
- a CDS encoding phosphatase PAP2 family protein, whose product MDWKTSVLSGAIFSNTPLELLHEIGLSSILGPLSVIFHHLGSTAFFMALVSFIYLCVDRKVGIRMAFGLMVAGVLNGTCKALLEFPRPTGLPFSNELGLSEPSFGFPSGHVQTAVVLYGTLFLHFKVGWLRGILPAFILLMPIARMYAGLHFLGDVIGGFILGLLLLIGLEFWFKRNPDLLEAKFSDGKELPPNRLKSYVILIIAMTIPSVLLMEGSRVDQSYHSWEVVVSSAGALAGFGIGIVSNRSTGIDWNAGDNWMSFLVRIGITLLGILVFFIFLGELLKVLLPENPVARYVRYGIVCYYISHVSPFLLKRIKGGIYLL is encoded by the coding sequence ATGGACTGGAAGACTTCGGTATTAAGCGGTGCGATCTTTAGTAATACTCCTTTGGAATTACTTCACGAAATAGGATTAAGTTCGATCTTAGGTCCGCTCTCGGTAATCTTCCATCACTTAGGGTCTACGGCTTTCTTCATGGCTTTGGTCTCGTTCATCTACTTATGCGTGGATCGCAAAGTGGGAATTCGAATGGCATTCGGATTGATGGTGGCCGGGGTTTTGAACGGAACTTGCAAAGCATTGTTGGAATTCCCTAGACCGACCGGTTTACCTTTTTCCAACGAGCTTGGTCTTTCGGAACCTTCTTTCGGATTTCCTTCCGGTCACGTTCAAACCGCGGTTGTTCTGTATGGCACGTTATTTTTGCATTTTAAAGTCGGATGGTTACGAGGAATTTTGCCGGCATTCATTTTGCTTATGCCTATCGCTCGGATGTATGCCGGCCTACATTTTTTAGGAGACGTGATCGGCGGCTTTATATTAGGCCTTTTGCTTCTTATCGGATTGGAATTTTGGTTCAAGAGGAATCCTGACCTACTTGAGGCAAAATTTTCGGACGGCAAGGAACTTCCGCCTAACCGTCTTAAATCTTATGTGATTTTAATCATCGCGATGACGATACCGAGCGTTCTCTTAATGGAAGGATCTAGGGTGGATCAATCGTATCATTCATGGGAAGTGGTCGTCTCTTCTGCGGGAGCCTTAGCAGGATTCGGAATCGGGATCGTTTCTAATCGCTCTACCGGCATAGACTGGAATGCAGGCGATAATTGGATGTCTTTTCTGGTGAGAATCGGAATCACCCTGCTCGGCATTTTAGTATTTTTCATTTTCTTGGGAGAACTCCTCAAAGTTCTTTTGCCGGAAAATCCGGTTGCCAGATACGTAAGGTATGGGATCGTATGCTACTATATTAGCCACGTTTCTCCCTTTCTTTTAAAGAGGATCAAAGGAGGAATTTACTTACTTTAA